From a single Candidatus Binatota bacterium genomic region:
- a CDS encoding HAMP domain-containing protein — protein MSVKLRPLFRLRTVLLLVMLAALLAPLAGVYRLLNTEMARQTETELYTQAALIESAYLRELDREYRLGGRRGKLINWIREQGYPTTDAYDNNDANPDELGWRHGILRPIRPTIDLGSDPRLDVPSWGDNPGMPEDPTATTIGHRIAPLLAMAYPRNLSGVRVLDRWGRVVASTADATGDFALEMPEALLALSGRPASVIRKRSSESLPQARLLRQSLTTIARAGEVTVYVGYPIIYPPLLEPDHPQRYVLGAIILGRTPRNVLKALYYKRDQIAVYAAAAVGMLALLVLAVAGTLTRPMRRLVEQSRNVAAGRSAGSVAIPRPGTHEVAELSRVLADTAASLGQRDNYIRDFARTMSHEFKTPLAGIIGSVETLSDHVETMSADERKRFLDNIAHDTGRLQRLSVGLLALARADVLVPSGETTSLDLLLTALAERYEARGLGLTREGNALDARVPMDRDTTETVLSNLLDNSLRHGGSRVTFTGTVVEGSLLRIDVTDNGEGLPAGDPEQLFKPFFSTSADKSGTGLGLAIVRSSLERHGGSIRALDTTPGATFRLELPVV, from the coding sequence ATGTCGGTAAAACTGCGCCCCCTGTTTCGCCTCCGTACCGTACTGCTGCTGGTCATGCTGGCCGCACTGCTGGCCCCGCTCGCAGGCGTTTACAGGCTGCTCAACACCGAGATGGCGCGGCAGACGGAGACCGAGCTCTACACCCAGGCAGCGCTTATCGAATCGGCATACCTGCGCGAGCTCGACCGCGAGTACCGGCTGGGCGGCCGCCGCGGCAAGCTCATCAACTGGATACGCGAGCAGGGCTACCCCACTACCGACGCCTACGACAACAACGACGCCAACCCCGACGAACTCGGCTGGCGACACGGCATACTGCGGCCCATTCGTCCCACCATAGACCTGGGCAGTGATCCTCGCCTCGACGTACCCAGCTGGGGCGATAATCCCGGCATGCCCGAAGACCCGACGGCCACCACCATCGGCCACCGCATAGCTCCGCTGCTGGCGATGGCCTACCCGCGCAACCTTTCGGGCGTGCGCGTGCTGGATCGCTGGGGCCGCGTGGTGGCGAGCACGGCCGACGCCACGGGCGACTTCGCGCTGGAGATGCCCGAAGCCTTGCTCGCGCTTTCGGGCCGGCCAGCGTCGGTGATTCGAAAGCGCAGCAGCGAGTCGCTGCCGCAGGCCCGGCTGCTGCGCCAGAGTCTTACGACCATAGCCCGTGCGGGCGAGGTGACGGTCTACGTGGGCTATCCCATCATCTACCCTCCCCTGCTCGAGCCCGATCATCCCCAGCGCTACGTGCTGGGCGCGATTATCCTGGGCCGCACCCCGCGCAACGTGCTCAAGGCGCTGTACTACAAGCGCGACCAGATCGCGGTCTACGCCGCAGCCGCCGTCGGGATGCTTGCCCTGCTCGTGCTGGCGGTGGCGGGCACCCTCACGCGTCCCATGCGCCGGCTGGTGGAGCAGTCGCGCAACGTTGCCGCCGGCCGCTCGGCGGGCAGCGTGGCCATACCGCGGCCAGGCACGCACGAGGTGGCCGAGTTGAGCCGGGTACTGGCCGACACGGCGGCGTCGCTGGGACAACGCGACAATTACATTCGTGATTTTGCGCGCACGATGTCGCACGAGTTCAAGACACCGCTGGCGGGCATCATCGGCAGCGTGGAGACACTATCCGATCACGTCGAGACCATGTCGGCCGACGAGCGTAAGCGTTTTCTTGACAACATCGCCCACGACACCGGGCGCCTGCAACGACTGAGCGTGGGCCTGCTCGCCCTTGCCCGCGCCGACGTGCTCGTGCCCAGTGGCGAAACAACGTCGCTCGACTTGCTGCTCACAGCGCTGGCCGAGCGCTACGAGGCCCGCGGACTCGGGCTCACACGCGAGGGCAACGCGCTCGACGCCCGGGTACCGATGGACCGCGATACCACCGAGACAGTACTCAGCAACCTGCTCGACAACAGCCTGCGCCACGGCGGGTCGCGCGTGACGTTCACCGGCACCGTGGTCGAGGGCAGCCTGTTGCGTATCGACGTGACCGACAACGGCGAAGGCCTGCCCGCGGGCGACCCCGAGCAACTGTTCAAGCCTTTTTTCTCTACCTCGGCCGACAAGTCGGGAACCGGCCTGGGCCTGGCCATCGTGCGCTCGTCGCTCGAACGCCACGGTGGCAGCATACGAGCGCTCGACACCACGCCTGGCGCCACTTTCCGCCTCGAACTACCCGTCGTTTAA
- a CDS encoding response regulator transcription factor, translating into MPAGEPQTILVVDDDRSIRDTVSFALNRAGFNCDEAEDGNQALACFNPDRHALVVLDITMPGGPYGLEVCRQLHARSKVPVIFLSALDEETERVVGLELGGTDYVTKPFSARELVARVKAVLRLVAIGDGQAGDQQAGEPAPAVRHGRLHLDESTHRVFWDDKVVDPSPSGFRLLAALIRRPGHVLSRDQLMDYLGDGAVVEDRTIDSHVSNLREAIKSAGCDDARAVVETVRGEGYRLGECR; encoded by the coding sequence ATGCCCGCAGGTGAGCCACAGACCATCCTCGTCGTTGACGACGACCGCAGCATTCGCGACACGGTTTCCTTTGCGCTCAACCGGGCTGGTTTCAACTGCGATGAGGCCGAGGACGGCAACCAGGCGCTGGCCTGTTTTAACCCCGACCGTCATGCGCTCGTGGTTCTCGACATCACCATGCCCGGCGGCCCCTACGGTCTGGAGGTCTGCCGCCAACTCCACGCGCGCAGCAAGGTGCCGGTGATCTTTCTTAGCGCTCTCGACGAGGAGACCGAACGCGTTGTGGGCCTTGAGCTGGGTGGCACCGATTATGTGACCAAGCCTTTCAGCGCCCGCGAGCTTGTTGCGCGCGTGAAGGCCGTACTGCGCCTGGTAGCGATCGGCGACGGACAAGCCGGCGACCAGCAGGCCGGCGAGCCCGCGCCAGCGGTCAGGCACGGGCGCCTTCACCTCGATGAGTCCACGCACCGCGTCTTCTGGGACGACAAGGTAGTGGACCCGTCGCCCAGCGGGTTTCGCCTGCTCGCTGCCCTGATCCGCCGACCGGGGCACGTGCTGAGCCGAGATCAACTGATGGACTACCTCGGTGACGGCGCGGTAGTAGAAGACCGCACGATAGACAGCCACGTGAGCAACCTGCGCGAGGCCATCAAAAGCGCGGGCTGCGACGACGCCCGCGCTGTCGTCGAGACCGTCCGTGGCGAGGGCTACCGCCTGGGCGAATGTCGGTAA